One segment of Stomatobaculum sp. F0698 DNA contains the following:
- the murC gene encoding UDP-N-acetylmuramate--L-alanine ligase, with translation METVSIDFGKPCRVYFIGIGGVSMSGLAEILQKEGFTVSGSDARESAFTEQLGARGIQVYIGQRRENLSAPVDYVVYTAAIHPDNPEFLEAKRLGIPMLSRAELLGQLMRCYRESIAVSGTHGKTTTTSMLSHILLTAEKDPTISLGGNLDAIGGNIRVGGSETFLLEACEYTNSFLSFFPTLEIILNIEADHLDFFKDLDDIRHSFRRFVQRMPENGALVIDNRIRNYREIVGDFKGRVTTVGTAEADYYPTDIRFDERGNAAFTPSEHGKALPRIQLAVPGEHNVYNALAALAACRLLGIAPEQIRDGLEAYRGTERRFEHKGEYHGAVIVDDYAHHPQEIAATLKAAQKYPHQKLWCVFQPHTYTRTKALLPEFGTALEGADVVLLADIYAARETDTLGISSRDVADAINADQPGKARYFGSFAEIEACLSREVRAGDLVLTMGAGDIYRVGEELLNSEKNGNVK, from the coding sequence ATGGAAACAGTCAGCATTGATTTTGGAAAGCCCTGTCGCGTCTACTTTATCGGAATAGGCGGCGTCAGCATGAGCGGACTCGCGGAGATACTTCAGAAAGAGGGCTTCACGGTGAGCGGAAGCGATGCGCGCGAGAGCGCATTTACCGAGCAGCTCGGCGCGCGAGGCATTCAGGTTTATATCGGACAGCGGCGCGAAAATCTGAGCGCGCCGGTTGACTACGTGGTCTACACGGCGGCCATCCACCCGGATAATCCGGAGTTTCTGGAGGCAAAGCGCCTCGGCATTCCCATGCTGAGCCGCGCGGAGCTCCTCGGGCAGCTGATGCGCTGCTACCGGGAGAGCATTGCGGTCAGCGGCACGCACGGAAAGACGACGACCACCTCCATGCTCTCTCATATCCTGCTCACGGCGGAAAAGGACCCCACAATATCGCTCGGCGGCAACCTGGATGCCATCGGCGGCAATATCCGTGTCGGCGGCAGTGAGACTTTTTTGCTCGAGGCCTGCGAGTACACAAACAGCTTCCTGTCCTTTTTCCCGACCCTGGAAATTATCTTAAATATTGAGGCGGATCACCTTGATTTTTTCAAGGACCTGGACGATATCCGCCATTCGTTCCGCCGCTTCGTGCAGCGCATGCCGGAGAACGGTGCGCTTGTCATTGACAACCGCATTCGGAATTACCGGGAGATTGTCGGTGATTTTAAGGGGCGGGTAACCACGGTCGGCACCGCGGAAGCGGACTATTACCCGACGGATATCCGCTTTGACGAACGCGGCAACGCGGCCTTTACACCGTCGGAGCACGGCAAGGCCTTGCCGCGCATTCAGCTTGCCGTGCCGGGAGAACACAATGTCTACAACGCGCTCGCGGCCCTGGCGGCCTGCCGTCTGCTCGGCATCGCGCCGGAGCAAATCCGCGACGGCCTCGAGGCCTATCGCGGCACGGAGCGGCGTTTTGAGCACAAGGGCGAGTATCACGGGGCCGTCATCGTGGATGACTATGCGCACCATCCGCAAGAGATTGCGGCGACTTTAAAAGCGGCACAAAAATATCCGCATCAAAAGCTCTGGTGTGTATTTCAGCCCCATACGTATACCAGAACCAAGGCGCTTTTGCCGGAGTTCGGGACCGCCCTCGAAGGTGCGGATGTCGTACTGCTCGCGGATATCTATGCCGCGCGCGAAACCGATACGCTCGGAATCAGTTCGCGTGATGTCGCGGATGCAATCAATGCGGATCAGCCGGGCAAAGCGCGTTATTTCGGCAGTTTCGCGGAAATCGAAGCCTGCCTTTCGCGGGAAGTTCGAGCGGGAGATCTGGTCCTCACCATGGGGGCCGGCGATATTTATCGCGTCGGAGAAGAACTTTTAAACAGCGAAAAAAACGGCAATGTGAAATAA
- a CDS encoding DnaD domain protein has product MKVIFQGDAAPGVTVVSNEFIDRYMPSANGAFVKVYLYLLRHQGEEVTDARIADSLELTEGDVRRALLRWQREGLIAGDFTEPERQTEEAEVPRYAVEPQQEEKSTELPAEPVRSEKSETSVPEKPETVLPPAKLPDKSGVDFSRLQNDGEFAGLSYALQRYLSKTFSQTDSETVAYLYGTLGMSSDLLIKLGEICAEKKKSSLRYFEKVAIDWYERGIKTPEEAELRGENYTREVYAVLNAFGIRDRGPGIEEKKYIEKWYHDYGFSEELVVEACSRTLRHVHKPNFPYTDGILTKWQRAGVHSLRDVAEEDKKREESGGKRSTPKTDTRFHNFEERDEDPNDLVLQQLKRKLEQDS; this is encoded by the coding sequence ATGAAAGTTATTTTTCAAGGCGACGCGGCGCCCGGCGTTACCGTCGTCTCAAATGAGTTTATCGACCGCTATATGCCATCGGCAAACGGCGCGTTTGTAAAGGTTTATCTCTATCTCCTGCGCCATCAGGGTGAGGAGGTAACGGATGCCCGGATTGCGGACAGCTTAGAACTCACGGAGGGCGATGTAAGACGTGCCTTACTCCGCTGGCAGCGAGAGGGATTAATTGCGGGCGATTTTACGGAGCCCGAGAGACAAACAGAAGAGGCGGAAGTGCCGCGATATGCGGTAGAGCCGCAGCAAGAGGAAAAGAGTACAGAGCTTCCGGCGGAGCCTGTGCGTTCGGAGAAGTCGGAGACAAGCGTTCCGGAAAAGCCGGAGACCGTGTTGCCGCCGGCAAAATTGCCGGATAAATCCGGAGTGGATTTCAGCCGCCTGCAGAACGACGGCGAGTTTGCGGGGCTCAGTTATGCCCTGCAGCGTTATCTCAGCAAAACTTTTTCGCAGACCGACAGCGAGACCGTGGCTTATCTCTACGGGACGCTCGGTATGTCGTCCGATCTCTTGATCAAACTCGGCGAAATATGCGCGGAAAAAAAGAAGAGTTCGCTCCGCTATTTCGAGAAAGTCGCAATCGACTGGTATGAGAGAGGCATCAAGACGCCGGAGGAGGCAGAACTTCGCGGCGAGAATTATACCCGGGAAGTCTATGCGGTTTTAAATGCGTTCGGAATTAGGGACCGCGGTCCGGGTATCGAAGAGAAAAAATATATCGAGAAATGGTATCACGACTACGGCTTTTCCGAGGAATTGGTCGTGGAGGCCTGCAGTCGAACCCTGCGTCACGTTCACAAGCCGAACTTCCCCTATACGGACGGCATCCTGACCAAGTGGCAGCGCGCGGGCGTGCACAGTCTCCGGGATGTGGCGGAAGAGGATAAAAAGCGGGAGGAGAGCGGCGGCAAGAGAAGTACGCCGAAGACCGACACGCGCTTCCACAATTTCGAGGAGCGGGATGAAGATCCGAATGACCTTGTGTTGCAACAGCTTAAGCGGAAGCTTGAGCAGGATTCCTGA
- a CDS encoding ATP-binding protein — protein MALSNTEYNAILREYEALQAAEQQVIRERKAELNRVLPAYRETEQKIAARAMERYLSRMQGDENGLNGLEEELAALETEKLEILRRAGYPVDYLRPAYRCETCRDTGFVDGKKCRCFRQKIIARLCRQGRLAASIERENFDRFSLDYYSAAREVPKLAMSERAYMEQLVLPQCRRYLENFDREKGNLLFTGKPGLGKTFLSHCIAGELLKRGHTVLYLSAEELFSLLAATQWRQRAESDEEKIKAREEKEFREYIYGCEFLIIDDLGTEFSNAFTTAAFFSLLNERLLSRLGTLISTNLDPKQLKAQYTERSTSRILGEYDILPFYGSDIRAQKRRQ, from the coding sequence GTGGCGCTCAGCAATACGGAATACAATGCGATTTTGCGAGAGTATGAGGCGCTGCAGGCCGCAGAGCAGCAGGTCATACGGGAACGAAAGGCAGAGCTGAACCGCGTGCTTCCCGCCTATCGGGAGACCGAGCAAAAAATCGCGGCGCGCGCCATGGAGCGCTATCTATCGCGCATGCAGGGGGACGAGAACGGCCTTAACGGCCTAGAAGAAGAGCTCGCCGCACTCGAGACAGAAAAGCTTGAAATTCTTCGGCGCGCCGGTTATCCGGTCGATTATCTGCGCCCGGCCTACCGCTGTGAGACTTGCCGGGACACCGGCTTTGTCGACGGGAAAAAATGCCGCTGCTTTCGGCAGAAAATCATTGCGCGACTTTGTCGCCAGGGGCGGCTCGCGGCGAGCATCGAGCGGGAGAATTTCGATCGCTTTTCCCTCGACTATTACAGCGCGGCGCGCGAGGTGCCGAAACTCGCCATGAGCGAGAGAGCCTATATGGAGCAGCTGGTGCTGCCGCAGTGCAGGCGCTATCTCGAGAACTTCGACCGAGAGAAGGGAAATCTCCTCTTTACCGGAAAACCCGGGCTCGGGAAGACCTTTCTCTCGCATTGCATTGCGGGGGAACTTTTAAAGCGGGGGCACACCGTTCTCTACCTCAGTGCGGAGGAACTTTTTTCCCTGCTCGCCGCAACGCAATGGCGGCAGCGCGCGGAGAGTGACGAGGAGAAAATCAAAGCCAGGGAGGAGAAAGAGTTCCGAGAGTATATTTACGGCTGTGAGTTTTTAATCATAGATGACCTCGGGACGGAGTTCAGCAACGCCTTTACGACGGCCGCGTTTTTCAGCCTCTTAAACGAGAGACTGCTCTCGCGCCTCGGCACCTTGATTTCCACAAACTTAGATCCCAAGCAACTGAAAGCGCAATATACCGAGAGAAGCACATCGCGCATTTTGGGTGAATATGATATACTTCCCTTCTACGGAAGCGATATTCGTGCGCAGAAGCGCAGACAATAG
- a CDS encoding ribose-phosphate pyrophosphokinase yields the protein MSNEDKEIETIPVGPLGLVPLKSCEELGKKVDAYLVHWRSARQSEHKDTLAFMGYEKDSFIVQSLINRFGTGEGKGTLLQSVRGKDLFLMVDVCNHSLTYSLCGMTNHMSPDDHFADLKRIISAAAGKARRINVIMPFLYESRVYRRGGRESLDCALALHELVNMGVDNILTFDAHDPRVQNAIPLKGFETVQPIYQFIKALLQTEPELKVDSEHMMIISPDAGGMGRAIYFANMMGLDVGMFYKRRDYTRLVGGRNPVLAHEFLGTDVTGKDVIVVDDMISSGETVQEVARELKRRGAKKVFVCATFGLFTNGLARFDRYYEEGLIDKIFTTNLVYQSPELLSRPYYVSVEMSKYIALLIDSLNHDTSVSELLQPHERIHRALTKHRAAQERN from the coding sequence ATGTCGAACGAAGACAAAGAGATTGAGACCATCCCGGTGGGACCGCTTGGACTGGTGCCCTTAAAGAGCTGCGAGGAACTCGGGAAAAAGGTCGATGCCTATCTGGTGCACTGGAGAAGCGCACGTCAGAGCGAGCATAAGGATACGCTCGCGTTTATGGGCTACGAGAAAGACTCCTTCATTGTGCAGAGCCTCATCAACCGCTTCGGCACGGGAGAAGGCAAGGGTACGCTCTTACAGTCGGTGCGCGGCAAGGATCTCTTCCTCATGGTGGATGTCTGTAACCACAGCCTGACCTATTCGCTCTGCGGCATGACGAACCACATGTCTCCGGACGATCACTTTGCGGACTTGAAGCGCATCATCTCGGCGGCGGCAGGTAAGGCGCGCCGCATCAACGTAATCATGCCCTTCCTCTACGAGAGCCGTGTGTACCGGAGAGGCGGCCGCGAGTCCCTGGACTGTGCGCTTGCACTCCACGAGCTCGTCAACATGGGCGTCGATAACATTTTGACCTTTGACGCGCACGACCCGCGCGTGCAGAACGCGATTCCGCTGAAGGGCTTTGAGACCGTGCAGCCCATCTACCAGTTCATCAAGGCCCTCCTCCAGACGGAGCCGGAACTCAAGGTGGATTCCGAGCACATGATGATCATCAGTCCGGACGCGGGCGGTATGGGCAGAGCAATCTACTTTGCAAACATGATGGGCCTCGATGTCGGCATGTTCTATAAGCGCCGGGATTACACGCGCCTGGTCGGCGGCAGAAATCCGGTCCTTGCGCACGAGTTCCTCGGCACGGATGTCACCGGCAAGGATGTGATTGTCGTAGACGATATGATTTCCTCCGGCGAGACCGTGCAGGAAGTCGCGCGTGAGTTAAAGCGCCGCGGCGCAAAGAAGGTCTTTGTCTGTGCGACCTTCGGTCTCTTCACGAACGGCCTTGCGCGTTTTGACCGCTATTACGAAGAGGGGCTGATTGATAAGATTTTCACGACCAATCTGGTCTATCAGAGCCCGGAGCTCTTAAGCCGCCCCTACTATGTGAGCGTCGAGATGAGCAAGTACATTGCGCTTTTGATTGACAGTTTGAACCATGACACATCCGTGAGTGAGCTCCTGCAGCCCCATGAGCGCATTCACCGCGCACTCACCAAGCACAGAGCTGCGCAGGAACGGAACTAA
- the proS gene encoding proline--tRNA ligase, which produces MAEEKKAVKEITSMDRDFAQWYTDVVRKAELCDYTSVKGCMVIQPAGYAIWERIQSLLDRRFKATGVKNCYMPLFIPESLLDKEKDHVEGFAPEVAWVTQGGLEPLQERLCVRPTSETLFCDYYAKNVHSYRDLPQVLNQWCSVVRWEKTTRPFLRSREFLWQEGHTVHATAEEAQERTEQMLNLYADFCEQELAIPVVRGQKTDKEKFAGAVATYTIESLMHDGKALQSGTSHNFGDGFARAFGMQFQDKDNSLKYMHQTSWGMTTRMIGALIMVHGDDSGLKMPPHIAPIQVTIVPVAMHKEGVLERAKALAAELEAAGVRVNVDDTDRRPGFKFAECEMRGVPLRIELGPKDIEAGSCVLVRRDNGEKSEAALEGIAVTVADMLETIQKAMYERAKEHRDTHTYDVKSMEEFAETVKNRPGFVRAMWCGDRACEDKIKEEVGATSRCIPFAQETISETCVCCGKPAKKMVYWGIAY; this is translated from the coding sequence ATGGCAGAGGAAAAAAAGGCGGTCAAAGAAATTACTTCGATGGATCGGGATTTCGCACAGTGGTATACGGATGTTGTGCGGAAGGCAGAGCTCTGCGACTATACGAGCGTCAAGGGATGTATGGTCATTCAGCCCGCCGGTTATGCAATCTGGGAGCGCATCCAGAGTCTCCTCGATCGGCGCTTTAAGGCGACAGGCGTAAAAAATTGCTACATGCCGCTTTTTATTCCGGAGAGTCTGCTCGACAAAGAGAAAGATCATGTGGAGGGCTTCGCGCCGGAAGTGGCCTGGGTCACCCAGGGCGGCCTCGAGCCTCTGCAGGAGCGCCTTTGCGTGCGCCCGACTTCGGAGACCCTGTTCTGCGATTACTATGCCAAGAATGTGCATTCCTACCGTGACCTGCCGCAGGTGCTGAACCAGTGGTGCTCGGTGGTGCGCTGGGAGAAGACGACCCGTCCCTTCCTCCGCTCCCGCGAGTTCCTCTGGCAGGAGGGACACACCGTACACGCGACCGCGGAAGAGGCGCAGGAGAGAACCGAGCAGATGCTGAATCTCTATGCGGATTTCTGCGAGCAGGAACTCGCAATTCCGGTGGTGCGCGGTCAGAAGACCGATAAGGAGAAGTTTGCCGGTGCGGTCGCGACCTATACGATCGAGTCTCTGATGCACGACGGCAAGGCGTTGCAGAGCGGTACGAGCCACAACTTCGGCGACGGCTTTGCACGTGCTTTCGGCATGCAGTTCCAGGACAAGGACAACAGCCTGAAATATATGCACCAGACTTCCTGGGGCATGACCACCCGTATGATAGGCGCACTCATCATGGTGCACGGCGACGACTCCGGTCTCAAGATGCCGCCGCACATTGCGCCGATTCAGGTCACGATTGTCCCGGTTGCCATGCACAAGGAAGGCGTTTTGGAGCGGGCGAAGGCGCTCGCGGCAGAGCTTGAAGCGGCAGGCGTACGCGTCAACGTGGACGACACGGATCGCCGTCCCGGCTTCAAGTTTGCGGAGTGTGAGATGCGCGGCGTGCCGCTTCGCATCGAGCTCGGACCGAAGGATATCGAGGCGGGCAGCTGCGTGCTGGTGCGCCGCGACAACGGTGAGAAATCCGAGGCAGCACTCGAAGGCATTGCCGTTACCGTTGCGGATATGCTCGAGACCATCCAGAAGGCCATGTACGAGAGAGCCAAGGAGCACCGCGACACACATACCTACGATGTGAAGAGCATGGAGGAGTTCGCGGAGACCGTAAAGAACCGCCCGGGCTTTGTCCGTGCGATGTGGTGCGGCGATCGCGCCTGCGAAGACAAGATCAAAGAGGAGGTCGGTGCAACGAGCCGCTGCATTCCCTTTGCCCAGGAAACAATCTCCGAGACCTGTGTCTGCTGCGGTAAGCCCGCGAAAAAGATGGTCTACTGGGGAATCGCATACTAA
- a CDS encoding CCA tRNA nucleotidyltransferase: MRMHLPETVREILRKLETAGHQAYAVGGCVRDSILGKEPDDWDITTDARPEEVKDLFPRTVDTGLQHGTVTVLMGGEGYEVTTYRIDGAYTDGRHPDSIRFTPSLEEDLKRRDFTINAMAVSERGELVDLFGGQEDLRQGCIRCVGDARERFREDALRMLRAVRFAAQLNFAIEAESFAAIAELSENLKLVSKERILAELSKLLLSDHPEKAELLYESGLAPQMATHFPGFHPDYRTATLPKEKALRFAAASEALLPAELAALLKELKSDRATAERARLLAEELKRPLPSGEAALRKRLSAIGDEAFLQLMCLKEAGYGAGGEPCSGEALAARLANLRALREGILKRGDCLGLSDLAIGGADLLALGIPKGPALGDCLRTLLDYVLEDPARNKRALLLAYAKERQNKNDRGQ; this comes from the coding sequence ATGCGCATGCACTTGCCGGAGACGGTGAGAGAAATTTTGAGGAAACTGGAGACGGCGGGCCATCAAGCCTATGCGGTCGGCGGCTGTGTGCGGGACAGCATACTGGGAAAAGAGCCGGACGACTGGGATATCACAACGGATGCGCGCCCCGAGGAGGTCAAGGACCTGTTTCCGCGCACGGTGGACACGGGACTGCAGCACGGCACGGTGACGGTTTTGATGGGCGGTGAGGGCTATGAGGTCACGACCTACCGCATTGACGGCGCTTATACGGACGGGAGACATCCGGACAGCATTCGCTTTACGCCCTCGCTCGAGGAAGATTTAAAACGGCGGGACTTCACCATCAATGCGATGGCGGTTTCGGAGCGCGGGGAGCTGGTGGATCTCTTCGGCGGACAGGAAGATTTGCGACAAGGCTGCATCCGCTGTGTCGGCGATGCGCGTGAGCGCTTCCGGGAGGATGCCCTCCGCATGCTCCGCGCCGTGCGCTTTGCCGCACAGTTGAATTTTGCCATTGAGGCGGAGAGCTTTGCGGCAATCGCGGAACTCTCGGAAAATTTAAAGTTGGTCAGCAAGGAACGCATTTTGGCGGAACTCTCGAAGCTCCTGCTCTCGGACCATCCGGAGAAAGCGGAACTCTTATACGAGTCGGGGCTGGCACCGCAGATGGCGACACATTTTCCGGGCTTTCACCCGGATTACCGCACGGCAACGCTCCCGAAGGAAAAAGCCCTGCGCTTTGCCGCGGCGAGTGAGGCCCTTTTACCGGCGGAGCTGGCGGCGCTTTTGAAGGAATTGAAGAGCGACCGGGCGACCGCGGAGCGCGCCCGGCTTTTAGCGGAGGAACTGAAGCGCCCGCTACCCTCGGGAGAGGCGGCGCTCAGGAAGCGCCTTTCGGCCATCGGAGACGAAGCCTTTCTTCAGCTCATGTGCCTCAAGGAGGCGGGCTACGGTGCGGGTGGGGAGCCCTGTTCCGGAGAAGCCTTGGCGGCGCGACTCGCGAACCTTCGCGCGTTGCGGGAAGGCATTTTAAAGCGGGGCGACTGTCTCGGACTCTCGGATCTCGCAATCGGCGGGGCGGATCTTCTTGCGCTCGGGATACCGAAGGGGCCGGCGCTCGGTGACTGTCTGCGTACCCTTCTGGACTATGTACTTGAGGATCCCGCGCGGAATAAGAGAGCGCTTCTTCTCGCGTACGCGAAGGAGAGGCAGAATAAGAATGACAGGGGGCAGTGA